Proteins encoded by one window of Glycine soja cultivar W05 chromosome 15, ASM419377v2, whole genome shotgun sequence:
- the LOC114388202 gene encoding uncharacterized protein LOC114388202: MAPIRSTGFVDPGWDHGIAQDERKKKVRCNYCGKIVSGGIYRLKQHLARVSGEVTYCEKAPDEVYLKMKENLEGCRSHKKQKQVDTQAYMNFHSNDDEDEEEQVGCRSKGKQLMDDRNVSVNLTPLRSLGYVDPGWEHGVAQDERKKKVKCNYCEKIVSGGINRFKQHLARIPGEVAPCKSAPEDVYLKIKENMKWHRTGRRLRRPEIKELMPFYAKSDNDDDECELVEDLHHMNKETLMDVDKRFSKDIMKTYKGVSHSTGPEPVLRRSRLDNVYLKLPKNQTPQAYKQVKVKTGPTKKLRKEVISSICKFFYHAGIPIQAADSLYFHKMLEVVGQYGQGLVCPASQLMSGRFLQEEINSIKNYLVEYKASWAITGCSIMADSWIDTQGRTIINFLVSCPHGVYFVSSVDATNVVEDAPNLFKLLDKIVEEVGEENVVQVITENTPNYKAAGKMLEEKRRNLFWTPSATYCINCMLEDFMKIRCVEECMEKGQKITKLIYNQIWLLNLMKSEFTRGQELLKPAATQFASSFATLLSLLDHRVALRRMFLSNKWISSRFSSSNEGKEVEKIVLNVTFWKKIQHVRKSIDPIMQVLQKLYSGESLSMPYLYNDMYRAKLAIKSVHGDDARKYEPFWKVIDSHWNSLFCHPLYLAAYFLNPSYRYRQDFVAHSEVVRGLNECIVRLEPDNMRRISASMQIAHYNAAQDDFGTELAISTRTGLEPAAWWQQHGISCLELQRISVRILSQTCSSFACEHDWSIYDQIRCKRQNRLSQKKLNDIIYVHYNLRLRECQLRKRSRDSKLSSVDSVLQEHLLDDWIVDTNVQNFDVDKNFLFGVELDDEYENDSIDYEDGAARHLKGSLELVTMADVAVGSPDVDHANIDADTDDESDLNYFDDDLSE, encoded by the exons ATGGCTCCAATACGCTCCACTGGATTTGTTGATCCTGGTTGGGATCATGGCATTGCTCAAGATGAGCGGAAAAAGAAGGTTAGATGCAATTACTGTGGGAAAATAGTTAGTGGTGGGATATACAGATTAAAGCAGCATTTAGCCCGAGTTTCTGGTGAAGTAACATACTGTGAAAAGGCTCCTGATGAAGTCTAcctgaaaatgaaagaaaatcttGAAGGCTGCCGTTCccataagaaacaaaaacaagttgACACACAAGCATATATGAATTTTCACTctaatgatgatgaagatgaagaagagcAAGTTGGGTGTAGAAGCAAAGGGAAGCAATTGATGGATGATCGAAATGTATCTGTAAATTTGACTCCTCTTCGCTCCTTAGGATATGTTGACCCAGGGTGGGAGCATGGTGTTGCTCAGGacgagagaaagaagaaagtcaAATGCAATTACTGTGAGAAAATTGTCAGTGGAGGTATTAATCGGTTTAAACAACATTTGGCTAGAATTCCTGGAGAGGTAGCACCTTGTAAAAGTGCTCCAGAAGATGTTTatctgaaaataaaagagaacatGAAATGGCATCGTACTGGGAGGAGACTTAGGAGGCCTGAGATTAAGGAATTGATGCCTTTCTATGCAAAGTccgataatgatgatgatgagtgtGAGCTAGTAGAAGATTTGCATCATATGAACAAGGAAACTTTGATGGATGTTGATAAGAGATTCTCTAAAGATATAATGAAGACCTACAAGGGAGTGTCACATAGTACTGGTCCTGAACCAGTATTGAGAAGATCAAGATTGGATAATGTTTACCTGAAACTACCCAAGAATCAGACTCCTCAAGCTTACAAACAAGTAAAAGTTAAGACAGGGCCCACTAAGAAATTACGCAAGGAAGTTATTTCTTCAATTTGCAAGTTCTTTTACCATGCAGGGATTCCTATACAGGCTGCAGACTCcctatattttcataaaatgctgGAAGTGGTTGGTCAATATGGACAAGGACTGGTGTGCCCAGCAAGCCAACTTATGTCTGGTCGCTTTTTGCAGGAGGAAATCaattctattaaaaattacCTTGTTGAATATAAGGCTTCCTGGGCAATCACTGGTTGCTCTATAATGGCAGATAGTTGGATAGATACACAGGGTAGGACAATTATTAACTTTCTTGTTTCTTGTCCTCATGGTGTATACTTTGTTTCTTCGGTTGATGCCACTAATGTAGTGGAAGATGCACCAAATTTATTCAAGCTTCTGGACAAAATAGTGGAAGAAGTAGGTGAGGAAAATGTAGTGCAG gtaatcactgaaaatactccCAACTATAAGGCTGCTGGAAAAATGCttgaagagaagagaaggaaTTTATTCTGGACCCCTAGTGCCACTTATTGTATTAATTGTATGCTTGaagattttatgaaaataagatGTGTGGAAGAGTGCATGGAAAAGGGCCAGAAAATTACCAAACTAATATACAATCAAATATGGTTGTTAAATCTTATGAAAAGTGAATTTACCCGGGGCCAGGAGCTTCTAAAACCAGCTGCCACCCAGTTTGCCTCTAGCTTTGCTACACTACTGAGCTTGCTGGATCATCGAGTTGCTCTCAGAAGAATGTTTCTTTCCAACAAATGGATTTCATCCAGATTTTCCAGCTCAAATGAGGGGAAAGAGGtggaaaaaatagttttgaatGTCACATTTTGGAAGAAGATTCAGCATGTTAGGAAGTCAATAGATCCCATAATGCAAGTACTTCAAAAGCTTTATAGTGGTGAGAGCTTGTCAATGCCATATCTATATAACGATATGTACAGGGCAAAACTTGCAATCAAATCTGTTCATGGTGACGATGCACGTAAATATGAACCATTCTGGAAGGTCATAGACAGTCATTGGAATTCTCTGTTCTGTCACCCTCTTTACTTGGCTGCATACTTCTTAAATCCATCATACCGATATCGTCAGGATTTTGTGGCG CATTCTGAGGTAGTACGAGGACTCAATGAATGCATTGTCCGGCTGGAGCCTGATAATATGAGACGGATATCCGCATCAATGCAG ATTGCTCATTATAATGCTGCACAAGACGACTTTGGAACTGAATTGGCAATTAGCACAAGAACAGGTCTAGAACCTG CTGCTTGGTGGCAACAGCACGGAATAAGTTGCTTAGAGTTGCAAAGAATAAGTGTACGCATATTAAGTCAAACATGCTCGTCCTTTGCATGTGAGCATGATTGGAGTATATATGATCAGATACGTTGCAAAAGACAAAATCGTCTATCTCAGAAGAAATTGAATGACATTATATATGTCCACTACAACTTGCGACTTAGAGAATGCCAATTAAGAAAAAGGTCCAGGGACTCGAAGTTGTCCTCTGTTGACAGTGTTCTGCAAGAGCATTTACTCGATGATTGGATAGTAGATACTAATGTGCAAAACTTTGATGTTGATAAG AATTTCCTATTTGGAGTTGAACTAGATGATGAATATGAAAACGATTCAATTGATTATGAAGATGGAGCTGCAAGGCATCTAAAGGGATCCCTTGAGCTGGTGACTATGGCTGATGTAGCAGTAGGATCACCAGATGTAGATCATGCTAACATTGATGCTGACACTGATGATGAGTCTGATctgaattattttgatgatgatttGAGCGAGTAA
- the LOC114385934 gene encoding uncharacterized protein LOC114385934 → MLFKTHGVRHNVPYTTYSRTRSTSTSILLNRIQSNSSKTFIFPHPKLLIPSLEYREPVSVQDTALLSHSVMSLLVSYVYPVLLGYAKANIIFYFKNREVGDIAKPLNKQSIPLTFDDGSPISKSEIYASVFSSIFKLIEIYDGFGVVRIAIRAHFEENIPGPLQPLKEELLEEALSECIKPSSGEIDISNLPVKSLSSTSRKYPKNITVPRKSGNISLRPFLVADTETIINKNSQHVPYAVGVMVVNPGIPVSRRERIDTYFSEDYSSRIFPTFEERSCQMLKSFIFRVAAITRQNRSAKTIYFHNLGRFDGIFLLKHLALYHPNYTVTPLMRDNRLYEVAVYSKKRLLFTFRDSLHLLPGKLDDLAKNLCPELGSKGSISYEDVRLESLSIMKESLLEYMEQDILLLGGIMQSFQDIYYKAYQADIVNKLTIASLALSLFREKYYDYNKHRIHIPNQNEDTFIRRGYYGGHTDAYLPYGTNLYYYDVNSLYPFVIKEFSMPGGTPVWHSDLEYMTLDNMFGFIEAYVECPKSIKKPFLPYRDNKDGTLIFPTGTFVGVYYSEELKYARDIGYTIIPICGYLFEEMESPFKDYINSLFESRSNAKKKGNNALSFVYKLLMNSLYGRFGINPQSTKTEMCNKSKRDRIFRRPEFIDDVFIREDLYMVSYLTNPGKGPSYWDPPKNSAVQLAAAITAGSRIYMYKYISREDCLYTDTDSIVLGNPLPEEDVSSSVLGKFKLEDKILEGFFLAPKCYSYTTEESDGNKKVYKYKGPGRNVITPEWYKEQYADPSRSLIKKVTYQFRPDWKELSVKKKESTTTLRTLSNSKRIPFFNEKGKYVSTDPLDIDDLSSLNYIGTKLLESFKRKTAILEKENSALSQKLQKLEQERGIIAQRRVEEGNNTEDNNTLEQNNPKRAEDNINGDLLDPDTMPRDKKPP, encoded by the coding sequence atgttatttaaaaccCATGGGGTAAGGCATAATGTTCCGTACACGACATACAGTCGTACTAGATCAACTTCAACATCTATCTTATTGAACCGGATTCAGTCCAATTCTAGTAAAACATTTATATTCCCGCACCCTAAGTTACTAATTCCGTCTTTGGAGTATAGAGAACCTGTATCGGTCCAGGATACAGCCCTCCTCAGCCATAGTGTGATGTCTCTCTTAGTAAGCTATGTTTATCCTGTCTTATTAGGGTACGCGAAAGCTAATAtcatattctattttaaaaatagagaagTAGGTGATATCGCTAAACCACTAAATAAACAGTCTATTCCCTTAACGTTTGATGATGGTAGTCCTATTTCTAAGTCAGAGATATATGCTAGTGTGTTTAgtagtatatttaaattaatagagATTTATGACGGTTTTGGGGTTGTTAGAATAGCTATTCGAGCacattttgaagaaaatatcCCCGGCCCTCTTCAACCTTTAAAAGAGGAGTTGCTAGAGGAGGCTCTCTCTGAATGCATTAAGCCATCTTCTGGAGAAATCGATATTAGTAATTTACCTGTTAAAAGTCTTAGTTCTACTTCTCGAAAGTACCCTAAGAATATAACCGTTCCAAGGAAATCGGGCAATATATCCCTGAGGCCGTTCTTGGTGGCCGATACTGAGAccataattaacaaaaatagtcAACATGTACCCTATGCGGTCGGTGTCATGGTTGTTAATCCGGGGATTCCCGTTAGTAGGCGTGAAAGGATCGATACTTACTTCAGCGAAGATTACTCTTCAAGAATCTTCCCAACCTTTGAAGAAAGGAGCTGCCAAATGCTCAAATCATTTATCTTTAGGGTCGCGGCTATTACTCGACAAAATAGGTCTGCTAAAACAATCTACTTTCATAATTTAGGTCGATTCGATGGCATTTTCCTACTTAAGCACCTTGCATTATATCATCCTAATTACACGGTCACCCCCCTTATGAGAGACAATAGACTCTACGAGGTAGCTGTCTATTCTAAAAAAAGGCTATTATTTACGTTCCGAGACTCCTTACATCTACTCCCCGGCAAACTAGATGACCTTGCTAAGAATCTATGCCCTGAGTTGGGTTCTAAAGGATCTATTTCCTATGAGGATGTAAGACTTGAAAGTCTTAGTATTATGAAAGAGAGTTTGTTAGAGTATATGGAGCAGGATATTCTTCTGCTAGGGGGAATTATGCAGTCCTTCCAGGACATATATTATAAGGCTTACCAGGCAGACATAGTAAATAAGCTTACAATAGCCTCACTGGCTCTAAGTCTATTTCGTGAAAAATATTACGATTACAATAAGCACCGTATCCACATCCCTAATCAGAATGAGGATACATTTATTCGGCGTGGATATTACGGTGGGCATACCGACGCATACTTACCATACGGTACTAATTTATACTATTATGACGTTAACTCTCTCTATCCTTTTGTTATCAAGGAATTCTCAATGCCTGGGGGTACACCAGTCTGGCATTCTGATTTAGAATATATGACATTAGATAACATGTTTGGGTTCATTGAAGCATATGTAGAATGCCCAAAAAGTATAAAGAAACCATTTCTTCCCTATCGGGATAATAAGGATGGCACTCTTATCTTTCCTACAGGCACCTTTGTTGGGGTTTACTATAGTGAGGAGCTCAAGTATGCTAGAGACATAGGCTACACTATAATACCAATTTGTGGATACCTCTTCGAGGAGATGGAAAGTCCATTCAAGGACTACATTAATTCTCTCTTTGAAAGCAGATCCAATGCTAAAAAGAAGGGAAATAACGCCCTATCTTTTGTATATAAATTACTAATGAACTCATTATATGGTAGATTTGGCATCAATCCTCAAAGCACAAAAACCGAGATGTGCAATAAATCTAAACGTGACCGTATATTTAGACGCCCTGAGTTTATAGACGATGTCTTTATTAGAGAGGATCTATACATGGTATCTTATCTAACCAATCCGGGTAAGGGGCCTTCTTATTGGGACCCCCCGAAGAACTCCGCGGTACAACTAGCCGCAGCGATCACTGCCGGCTCAAGGATCTATATGTACAAGTATATTTCAAGAGAAGACTGCTTATATACAGACACCGACTCTATTGTCCTTGGTAATCCACTTCCGGAGGAAGATGTTTCCTCTTCTGTATTAggtaaatttaaattagaagaTAAGATCTTGGAGGGATTCTTTTTAGCACCTAAATGCTATAGCTATACCACAGAAGAGTCAGATGGCAATAAGAAGGTCTATAAGTACAAGGGACCGGGTAGAAATGTTATAACTCCAGAATGGTATAAAGAACAGTACGCCGACCCTTCCCGAAGTCTGATAAAGAAGGTAACTTATCAATTTCGACCCGATTGGAAAGAACTCTCggttaaaaagaaagagagtaCAACCACTCTTAGAACTCTCAGTAACTCCAAGAGAATACCTTTCTTTAATGAAAAAGGTAAGTATGTAAGTACAGATCCACTTGATATCGATGACTTGTCATCTCTAAATTACATTGGAACAAAACTATTAGAAAGTTTTAAAAGGAAAACAGCTATTTTAGAAAAAGAGAATTCGGCTCTTTCTCAGAAATTACAGAAGCTGGAACAGGAAAGAGGTATAATAGCCCAGCGGAGAGTAGAAGAAGGAAATAATACCGAAGATAATAATACATTAGAGCAAAATAATCCTAAAAGGGCTGAAGATAATATCAATGGAGATCTATTGGATCCAGATACGATGCCGCGGGATAAAAAGCCCCCCTGA